A genomic region of Exiguobacterium sp. Helios contains the following coding sequences:
- the rpe gene encoding ribulose-phosphate 3-epimerase, with product MIKIAPSILSADFANLERDVKAVEAAGADYIHFDVMDGQFVPNISFGLPVLSSLRQKTDMVLDVHLMIDRPENFVESFVAAGADIVTFHVEATNHVHRVLQQIKAAGAKAGVVLNPHTPLSTIEHVLEDVDMVLLMTVNPGFGGQAFIPGVMKKLNQLAAMKAEQNLSFEIEIDGGVNAETAKLCIENGANVLVAGSAIYNAPDYSEAITSIRNAAHV from the coding sequence ATGATTAAAATCGCACCATCAATCTTATCAGCAGATTTTGCAAATTTAGAGCGGGATGTCAAAGCAGTTGAAGCGGCGGGAGCCGATTATATCCATTTTGATGTCATGGATGGTCAATTTGTTCCGAACATTTCCTTTGGACTCCCTGTATTAAGCAGTTTACGTCAAAAAACAGATATGGTTCTCGACGTCCATCTCATGATTGATCGTCCGGAAAACTTTGTCGAATCCTTCGTTGCAGCAGGTGCTGATATCGTAACCTTCCACGTGGAGGCGACGAATCATGTCCATCGTGTGTTGCAACAAATCAAAGCAGCTGGAGCGAAAGCAGGAGTAGTACTCAACCCGCATACGCCGCTGTCGACGATCGAACACGTGCTTGAAGATGTGGACATGGTCTTATTGATGACGGTCAATCCGGGATTCGGCGGACAAGCGTTCATTCCAGGTGTGATGAAGAAATTAAATCAACTGGCTGCAATGAAAGCAGAACAAAATCTATCCTTCGAGATTGAAATCGATGGTGGAGTTAATGCGGAAACAGCAAAATTATGTATCGAGAATGGGGCAAACGTACTTGTTGCAGGTTCCGCTATCTACAATGCACCGGATTATTCAGAAGCAATCACTAGTATTCGGAATGCTGCTCACGTATAA
- the rsgA gene encoding ribosome small subunit-dependent GTPase A gives MAENRIEDNRDGTIIRLQGGFYDVMTPQGEIRSRARGNFRKRGISPVVGDEVVLHIESETGYILEVKDRQNFLVRPPVANIDQALLVVSAAEPDFSAHLLDRFLVLIEAKEIQPIIILTKMDLLQGEAEQGVLEAIAAYRTIGYHVIETSSETLAGVESVRPLLKDKTSVLAGQSGVGKSSLLNALEPSLALETSHISKALGRGRHTTRHVTLIPLGEGLIADTPGFSNLDFPHEMELEELRWCFPEFVALQDECKYRGCLHLNEPGCAVKKAVEAHEIMASRYTNYGMFVEEIKNRTRRY, from the coding sequence ATGGCAGAAAATCGAATTGAAGATAATCGGGATGGAACGATTATCCGTTTACAGGGTGGCTTTTATGATGTCATGACGCCTCAAGGTGAAATCCGTTCACGGGCACGCGGTAATTTCAGAAAACGGGGCATCAGCCCTGTCGTCGGCGATGAAGTCGTGTTACACATCGAAAGTGAGACCGGATATATCCTGGAAGTAAAAGACCGTCAAAATTTCTTGGTCCGCCCACCAGTTGCCAATATCGATCAAGCTTTGTTGGTCGTATCGGCAGCAGAACCTGATTTTTCTGCCCATCTGTTGGACCGGTTTTTAGTGTTGATTGAAGCAAAGGAAATTCAACCGATCATCATCTTGACGAAGATGGACTTGTTACAAGGTGAAGCCGAACAAGGGGTATTGGAAGCCATTGCCGCTTACCGGACCATCGGATATCACGTCATCGAAACTTCAAGTGAGACATTGGCCGGAGTCGAATCTGTCCGTCCGTTGTTAAAAGATAAAACGAGTGTCCTGGCCGGACAATCCGGTGTAGGGAAAAGTTCGTTGTTGAATGCCTTGGAACCTTCGTTGGCACTGGAAACGAGTCATATTTCGAAGGCACTTGGTCGTGGACGCCATACTACCCGTCATGTGACATTGATTCCGCTTGGCGAAGGCTTAATTGCAGATACCCCGGGATTTTCGAATCTCGATTTTCCGCACGAAATGGAACTCGAGGAGTTACGATGGTGTTTCCCTGAATTTGTTGCTTTACAGGACGAATGCAAGTACCGTGGCTGTCTGCACTTGAATGAGCCCGGTTGTGCCGTTAAAAAAGCCGTCGAGGCCCATGAAATCATGGCTTCCCGGTATACGAATTATGGTATGTTTGTAGAGGAAATCAAGAATCGGACGCGGAGGTATTAA
- the pknB gene encoding Stk1 family PASTA domain-containing Ser/Thr kinase, translating into MRYGDRLNDRYRIERLVGNGGMANVYQAYDEILNRTVAIKILRTEFSHDEQFIRRFEREAHAATSLNHPNIVAVYDVGEEEAIYYIVMEYIDGMTLKTYCEGRALPVAKAIDIISQICDAIDHAHAHRIIHRDIKPQNMLVREDGTVKVTDFGIAVAMSNATLTHTMSVLGSVHYFSPEQAKGKFADEKSDIYSLGAVLYELVTGQVPFEGDSPVAVALKHLQDTARRPTSLNPAVPQALENCIMQALSKAPHDRQQTVAAFKEDMVTAMSAERASEGIRGDDLMEKTMVLSPVSLPTADIEHTAPVPKVATVMSKPEKKKKRAWWIILLLLFIMAGAATTFAMWPDPTVVVPDVTGKDADDAETKLEKMGFIVESTERSSDTVEEGFVISQSPREQATVKKGSTVDLIVSTGSDPVEVPDVSDETEKKAIAILKDSGFEKVDVEREDSEDIKRGNVIRQSISAGTEVIAKEQMITITVSNGSPVFVLKDLTDLSSAEAKAYLDEMGLDGTFEQEFSSEVALDQVIRQYPQAGAQVEPNDSVTVFISRGEEEKTITATFPEKVVYDGVSEDEEPAPRQLVRIETEDAKGKRTVIEESIDQDETFDVPLTIDPGEEGKITIYKDDEVYRAKTITYNQAKSQE; encoded by the coding sequence ATGCGTTACGGAGATCGATTGAACGACCGCTACCGCATAGAACGGTTAGTTGGAAATGGCGGGATGGCAAACGTTTATCAGGCATATGATGAAATCTTGAATCGAACTGTCGCAATCAAAATTTTACGTACAGAGTTTTCGCATGATGAACAATTCATCCGTCGATTTGAACGAGAGGCACATGCTGCGACGAGTTTAAATCATCCCAACATCGTCGCGGTTTATGACGTAGGAGAAGAAGAAGCGATTTATTATATCGTAATGGAATATATTGATGGCATGACACTGAAAACGTATTGTGAAGGGCGAGCATTGCCGGTCGCAAAAGCGATTGACATCATCAGCCAAATTTGTGATGCAATTGATCATGCCCATGCACACCGGATTATTCATCGCGATATCAAACCGCAAAATATGCTGGTCCGTGAGGATGGGACTGTCAAGGTGACCGATTTCGGCATTGCGGTCGCCATGTCGAATGCGACCCTGACCCACACGATGTCAGTCCTCGGATCCGTGCATTACTTTTCGCCGGAACAGGCAAAAGGAAAATTTGCGGATGAAAAATCAGATATTTATTCGCTGGGAGCCGTTTTGTACGAACTCGTGACGGGGCAAGTTCCGTTTGAAGGCGATTCACCGGTTGCTGTCGCACTGAAACATCTGCAAGATACTGCCCGTCGTCCGACCTCGTTAAATCCGGCTGTGCCGCAAGCTTTAGAAAATTGCATCATGCAAGCTCTCTCGAAAGCGCCGCATGATCGGCAACAAACGGTCGCTGCCTTCAAAGAAGACATGGTGACCGCGATGTCAGCTGAACGGGCAAGTGAAGGCATTCGCGGTGACGATTTGATGGAAAAAACGATGGTGCTCAGTCCAGTGTCCCTGCCAACAGCAGACATCGAACACACAGCACCGGTTCCGAAGGTCGCTACCGTCATGTCAAAACCAGAAAAGAAAAAGAAACGTGCGTGGTGGATCATCTTATTATTGTTATTCATAATGGCTGGAGCCGCAACGACTTTTGCCATGTGGCCTGACCCGACGGTCGTCGTTCCGGATGTAACGGGGAAAGATGCCGACGACGCGGAAACGAAGCTTGAAAAAATGGGATTCATCGTGGAATCGACCGAACGCTCAAGTGATACGGTGGAAGAAGGGTTCGTCATCAGTCAGTCACCGCGTGAACAGGCGACGGTTAAAAAAGGATCGACGGTGGATTTGATCGTTTCGACAGGAAGCGATCCGGTCGAGGTGCCGGACGTCTCAGATGAGACAGAGAAAAAAGCGATCGCCATCTTAAAGGACAGCGGTTTTGAAAAAGTGGATGTCGAACGGGAAGACTCTGAAGACATCAAACGTGGGAATGTCATCCGGCAATCCATTTCAGCTGGAACGGAAGTCATCGCGAAAGAACAGATGATTACCATCACGGTCTCAAATGGATCACCCGTATTCGTTCTGAAAGATTTGACTGACTTATCGAGTGCTGAAGCAAAAGCTTATTTGGATGAGATGGGACTGGACGGGACGTTTGAACAGGAGTTCTCAAGTGAGGTCGCGCTCGATCAGGTCATTCGTCAATATCCGCAAGCCGGTGCGCAAGTCGAACCGAACGATTCGGTAACGGTCTTTATTTCTCGCGGAGAGGAAGAAAAGACCATCACGGCGACGTTCCCCGAGAAAGTAGTCTATGATGGCGTCAGTGAAGACGAGGAGCCTGCGCCACGTCAACTCGTCCGGATTGAGACGGAAGATGCCAAAGGAAAACGAACCGTCATCGAAGAATCGATTGATCAGGATGAAACGTTTGATGTTCCATTGACGATTGATCCGGGAGAAGAAGGCAAGATTACGATTTATAAAGATGACGAAGTTTACCGGGCGAAGACGATTACGTACAATCAGGCAAAATCACAAGAATAA
- a CDS encoding Stp1/IreP family PP2C-type Ser/Thr phosphatase yields MELAYLTTTGKVRSKNEDTVLLVGDATQGLAVVADGMGGHAAGETASAIVKQIFAEAYADMPNRPMELSSWIERLVKEANAQIQRFSQVENLSIVGTTMACVCWSDDLLVIGHVGDSRVYALEEGQLKQLTDDHSYVNMLKQLGELSEAELENHPRRNVITRSVGSNESVDVDIQVRDAPDYDIVLVCSDGLSDEVPHEVIERLLQEDAPLDTIVERLVSEANDRGGADNITIAAIRFKERERI; encoded by the coding sequence ATGGAGTTAGCTTATTTGACGACGACTGGAAAGGTCCGTTCAAAAAATGAGGACACGGTCTTATTGGTAGGCGATGCGACACAAGGATTAGCTGTCGTCGCTGACGGCATGGGGGGACATGCAGCCGGTGAAACGGCGAGTGCCATCGTCAAGCAGATTTTTGCCGAAGCATACGCAGATATGCCAAACCGCCCGATGGAGTTATCTTCCTGGATTGAACGATTAGTGAAAGAAGCCAATGCGCAGATTCAACGTTTTTCTCAAGTCGAAAATTTGTCGATTGTCGGCACGACGATGGCCTGTGTCTGCTGGTCGGATGATTTACTTGTCATTGGACACGTAGGGGACAGCCGCGTCTATGCCCTGGAAGAAGGACAATTAAAACAGCTGACGGATGACCATTCCTATGTCAACATGCTCAAACAATTAGGGGAATTATCGGAAGCAGAGCTTGAAAATCATCCCCGTCGTAATGTCATTACACGATCCGTCGGTTCGAACGAGTCCGTGGATGTCGACATTCAAGTCCGGGATGCACCGGACTATGATATCGTGTTAGTGTGCAGCGACGGCTTGTCGGATGAGGTGCCTCATGAAGTCATCGAGCGGTTGCTTCAAGAAGATGCACCGCTCGATACGATTGTCGAACGTCTCGTGTCCGAGGCGAATGACCGGGGAGGCGCAGACAACATTACGATTGCTGCAATCCGTTTTAAAGAAAGAGAGAGGATCTGA
- the rsmB gene encoding 16S rRNA (cytosine(967)-C(5))-methyltransferase RsmB, giving the protein MNVRDAAVTTLLKIGQGGAFSTISVHQMLEKRAISKADVGLYTELVYGTLSRELTLDYILEPFLTKQKKLDPFMRPLLRMSVYQLFYLDRIPDHAVINEAVEIAKTRGKPHIAKVVNGVLRNVLRQGKPDFSAIPSVVDRISIETSHPAWLVERWIELFGEEETWQMCRLNNEPAPVTVRVNRTRTDRQEAIELLEAQGVSAKPAHAAPDGLEIISGSVQQTDLLERGYLSLQDESSMLVAAALGAQPTDRVLDSCAAPGGKAMHIAEGLASGSLLALDLHPHKVKLLEKQAVRLGLENVQAEALDARQAGTRFEEASFDRVLVDAPCSGLGVIRRKPDIKWTKRPEDLTQLPVIQRQILEAVLPLVKLDGTFVYSTCTMDPLENEQQTDYILSQGFVFDETFKTRMPEAVQSLIGERAELKLLPTSLGTDGFYIAAFKKVNEPTG; this is encoded by the coding sequence ATGAATGTCAGAGATGCAGCAGTAACAACTTTATTAAAAATTGGTCAAGGTGGGGCTTTCTCCACGATTTCCGTCCACCAGATGCTTGAAAAACGTGCTATCTCAAAAGCGGATGTCGGCTTATATACGGAACTGGTGTACGGAACGCTCAGCCGTGAATTGACACTCGACTATATTTTAGAACCGTTCTTAACGAAACAAAAGAAGCTGGACCCATTCATGCGTCCGTTATTACGGATGAGTGTCTATCAACTGTTTTATCTCGACCGGATTCCGGATCACGCCGTCATCAACGAGGCAGTCGAGATTGCCAAGACACGAGGTAAACCGCATATCGCGAAAGTTGTTAACGGTGTGTTGCGGAACGTCCTTCGACAAGGAAAACCTGATTTCTCAGCGATTCCTTCAGTGGTCGACCGAATCAGTATCGAAACAAGCCATCCGGCATGGCTCGTCGAACGGTGGATTGAATTATTCGGAGAAGAAGAAACGTGGCAGATGTGCCGACTGAACAATGAACCGGCCCCCGTTACCGTACGTGTCAACCGGACCCGGACAGACAGACAAGAAGCGATTGAATTACTGGAAGCCCAGGGCGTCAGTGCGAAACCAGCCCATGCGGCACCAGACGGTCTAGAAATCATCAGTGGCAGTGTGCAACAGACGGATTTATTGGAACGTGGTTACCTGTCGCTCCAGGACGAAAGTTCGATGCTGGTTGCTGCAGCGTTAGGCGCACAACCAACAGACCGTGTCTTGGACAGCTGTGCGGCCCCAGGCGGGAAAGCGATGCATATCGCGGAAGGTTTGGCGAGCGGCTCGTTGTTGGCACTGGATCTTCATCCACACAAAGTGAAATTACTAGAAAAACAGGCAGTTCGTCTTGGACTTGAAAATGTTCAGGCGGAAGCACTGGATGCCCGTCAAGCGGGAACACGTTTTGAGGAGGCGTCGTTTGACCGGGTGTTGGTCGACGCACCGTGTTCGGGACTCGGTGTCATTCGCCGGAAACCCGATATCAAGTGGACGAAACGTCCGGAAGACTTAACGCAGTTGCCGGTCATTCAGCGGCAGATTCTGGAAGCGGTTCTTCCGCTGGTCAAACTGGATGGAACATTCGTTTATTCAACCTGTACGATGGATCCGCTCGAAAATGAGCAGCAAACGGACTATATTCTCAGCCAAGGATTTGTTTTTGACGAGACATTCAAAACACGGATGCCGGAAGCCGTTCAATCGCTGATTGGTGAACGGGCTGAATTAAAATTACTCCCGACATCACTTGGTACAGATGGTTTTTATATCGCTGCATTCAAAAAAGTGAATGAACCAACAGGATAA
- the fmt gene encoding methionyl-tRNA formyltransferase, producing MYKVVEVPNEVLRQKCQRVTKFDKKLGKMIDRMFDTMYEYDGVGLAAPQINQPIRVAVVHTDDETGPIELINPEIIEASGSEIDDEGCLSMPGIFGPVERFEQIVVKSQDRLGRSVKIKANGFFARAIQHEMDHLDGVLFTDKLVETEASPRVVFMGTPDFAAKTLREVIDAGYDVVGVVSQPDKPVGRKREIKPTPVKEVALSHEIPVLQPIKIREDYQELLDLKPDLIITAAYGQIVPTAVLEAPQYGAINVHASLLPKYRGGAPIHQAIIDGETETGVTIMYMVDKLDAGDMLSKIIVPIEERDTVGTMFDKLSAAGARLLIETLPQLIAGTLTPEAQREEDVTFSPNISRERERLDFSRPGEALYNQIRGMNPFPSAYTMLGSDRLKVYFAEKVPGHGPAGEIIALEADGPVIATGSDVALKLVDVQPAGKKRMDGATFMRGVGQTLTIGQKVGEQA from the coding sequence ATGTATAAAGTTGTAGAAGTACCAAATGAAGTATTGCGTCAAAAATGCCAACGAGTAACGAAGTTTGATAAGAAATTAGGGAAAATGATTGATCGTATGTTCGATACGATGTACGAATATGACGGCGTCGGACTCGCTGCGCCGCAAATCAATCAGCCGATTCGTGTCGCCGTCGTCCATACGGATGATGAAACGGGACCAATCGAGCTGATTAACCCGGAAATTATCGAAGCATCCGGTTCAGAAATCGATGACGAAGGATGTTTGAGCATGCCGGGAATTTTCGGACCGGTCGAACGGTTTGAGCAAATCGTTGTCAAATCACAAGACCGTCTAGGACGGAGTGTCAAAATTAAGGCGAATGGTTTTTTTGCACGGGCGATTCAGCACGAAATGGATCATCTGGACGGTGTATTGTTTACGGATAAATTAGTCGAAACAGAAGCATCTCCTCGCGTCGTCTTCATGGGGACGCCGGACTTTGCCGCAAAAACGCTCCGGGAAGTGATTGATGCCGGCTATGATGTCGTCGGTGTCGTCTCCCAGCCGGATAAACCCGTCGGACGCAAACGTGAAATCAAGCCGACACCGGTGAAAGAAGTAGCATTGTCTCACGAAATCCCGGTGTTACAACCAATTAAAATCCGTGAAGACTATCAAGAGCTGCTTGATTTAAAACCGGACTTAATCATTACGGCTGCTTACGGACAAATCGTTCCGACGGCAGTGCTCGAAGCCCCACAATACGGCGCGATTAATGTCCACGCGTCCTTATTACCGAAGTATCGCGGCGGAGCCCCGATTCATCAGGCGATTATCGACGGGGAAACAGAAACAGGGGTCACGATCATGTATATGGTCGACAAGCTGGATGCTGGAGATATGTTATCAAAAATCATCGTACCGATTGAAGAGCGTGACACGGTCGGAACGATGTTTGACAAGCTCAGTGCTGCCGGTGCCCGATTATTAATCGAAACATTACCGCAGTTGATTGCAGGTACGTTGACACCGGAAGCGCAACGGGAGGAAGACGTCACGTTTTCTCCGAATATCAGCCGGGAACGGGAACGACTTGATTTTTCACGTCCCGGAGAAGCGTTATACAATCAAATTCGCGGAATGAATCCCTTCCCGAGTGCGTATACGATGCTTGGTTCAGACCGTCTGAAAGTCTACTTTGCTGAAAAAGTCCCGGGTCACGGACCGGCGGGCGAAATCATTGCCCTCGAAGCCGACGGACCGGTCATCGCAACCGGATCTGATGTCGCATTGAAATTAGTAGATGTACAACCGGCCGGAAAAAAACGGATGGACGGTGCCACATTTATGCGTGGTGTCGGACAGACATTGACGATTGGACAGAAAGTAGGCGAACAAGCATGA
- the priA gene encoding primosomal protein N', giving the protein MIAEVIVDVAAATVDRPFDYEVPDLWRDLVVPGMRVEVPFGPRSLLGIVVAVKDETNLARIKPIVRVLDETPTYTEELLRLSGYLSETTLCYQATALLAMLPAALKVSYDKLILAEDPRLVHWNQKKISQFPSEVQQQILVAAQKGEVHLQPVVKEKKTSKTDKRIRLLDETIELSKQATKQILFRDYLMERPEVLWSEVMHELDLTVSILNSLEKKGVITVETIDVNRNPYEHLVQDIFVPSTLTTHQQDAVDAITAPDETNTFLLHGVTGSGKTEVYLESIHTMLERGRQAILLVPEISLTPMMVKRFKRRFGDRVAVLHSGLSLGEKYDEWRKISHGEVDVVVGARSAIFAPLTNIGVIILDEEHETTYKQEENPRYHTRDVATWRAAYHKCPVVLGSATPILETYARSQKGVYRYLPLTERFGGELPPVEIIDMRKELERGNRTPFSLALVEGIKQRIERGEQTVLLLNRRGYTTFVLCRDCGETLQCPHCAVNLTYHQHQDCLKCHYCGFEAAMPKTCPSCESKKIRQFGTGTQKIEEELAHLIPEAKIIRMDQDTTSRKGAHEKLLNAFERGEGNILLGTQMIAKGLDFPNVTLVGVIAADATLGIPDFRASERTFQLITQVSGRAGRGALAGQSIIQTYNPDHYVIQTAKRHDYEAFYKREMQLRKLGGHPPFWFLGLITISAAHPLEAQAEAEAIAGQLRHLESDDLIVNGPLEAPLARLKNMYRQQVILKHKGQEEVREALRAMLALRIKQKVQVTVDLNPFVFM; this is encoded by the coding sequence ATGATTGCTGAAGTCATCGTCGATGTCGCCGCTGCGACGGTGGATCGGCCATTTGACTATGAAGTACCGGATTTATGGCGTGATCTCGTCGTTCCCGGTATGCGTGTCGAAGTTCCGTTTGGTCCGCGCTCCTTACTCGGAATCGTCGTAGCCGTGAAGGATGAGACCAATCTCGCACGAATCAAACCGATCGTACGTGTTCTCGATGAGACTCCGACGTATACGGAAGAATTACTTCGACTGTCGGGTTATTTATCAGAGACGACACTTTGCTATCAGGCGACAGCGCTCCTCGCGATGTTACCTGCTGCTTTGAAAGTCAGTTATGATAAACTGATTTTGGCGGAAGACCCGCGACTGGTTCACTGGAATCAGAAGAAAATCAGCCAGTTTCCGAGTGAGGTCCAGCAACAGATTTTAGTAGCTGCTCAAAAGGGAGAGGTGCACCTCCAACCGGTTGTCAAAGAAAAGAAAACCTCTAAAACGGACAAACGGATCCGCCTGCTTGATGAGACGATTGAATTATCAAAACAAGCTACCAAGCAGATCCTGTTTCGTGATTATCTGATGGAACGTCCGGAGGTGTTATGGAGTGAAGTGATGCATGAACTCGATTTGACCGTCAGCATTCTCAATAGTCTGGAGAAAAAAGGCGTCATTACGGTTGAGACGATTGATGTGAACCGGAATCCGTATGAACATCTTGTCCAGGATATCTTTGTTCCTTCTACGTTGACGACGCACCAGCAGGATGCCGTCGATGCGATTACGGCACCGGATGAAACGAATACGTTTTTACTCCATGGGGTGACCGGGAGCGGGAAAACGGAAGTGTATCTCGAATCGATTCATACCATGCTTGAACGGGGACGCCAAGCCATTCTGCTCGTACCGGAAATCAGTTTGACACCGATGATGGTCAAACGTTTTAAACGACGGTTCGGAGACCGTGTCGCCGTGCTGCACAGCGGGTTGTCGTTAGGTGAAAAATACGATGAATGGCGCAAGATTTCGCATGGAGAAGTGGACGTCGTCGTCGGAGCACGATCTGCGATTTTTGCACCGTTAACGAACATCGGTGTGATCATTTTAGACGAAGAACATGAAACGACCTATAAACAAGAAGAAAATCCGCGGTATCATACCCGGGACGTGGCAACATGGCGAGCGGCATACCATAAATGTCCCGTCGTCCTTGGAAGTGCGACGCCGATTCTAGAGACGTATGCACGCTCTCAGAAAGGGGTCTATCGTTACCTCCCTCTGACAGAACGATTCGGAGGCGAACTTCCACCGGTCGAGATCATCGATATGCGAAAAGAACTAGAACGCGGCAATCGAACGCCGTTCAGCCTCGCGCTTGTCGAAGGAATCAAACAGCGCATCGAGCGGGGCGAACAGACGGTCTTGCTCCTCAATCGACGGGGATACACGACATTCGTGCTGTGCCGGGATTGTGGAGAAACGCTTCAATGTCCTCATTGCGCTGTCAATCTGACTTATCATCAACACCAAGATTGTCTGAAGTGTCATTATTGTGGATTTGAAGCAGCGATGCCGAAAACGTGTCCGTCGTGTGAATCGAAAAAAATTCGGCAGTTCGGTACCGGAACGCAAAAAATCGAAGAAGAACTGGCACATTTAATTCCGGAAGCCAAAATCATTCGGATGGATCAAGACACGACGTCACGTAAAGGGGCGCATGAAAAATTACTAAATGCGTTTGAGCGCGGCGAAGGAAATATTTTGCTCGGGACACAAATGATTGCAAAAGGACTTGATTTTCCGAATGTGACACTGGTCGGTGTCATTGCTGCGGATGCCACACTCGGAATTCCCGATTTTCGGGCGAGTGAACGAACGTTTCAGTTGATCACACAGGTTTCAGGGCGGGCCGGTCGGGGAGCACTTGCCGGTCAATCGATCATCCAGACGTATAACCCGGATCATTACGTCATCCAGACGGCAAAACGGCATGACTATGAAGCGTTTTATAAGCGGGAAATGCAGTTGCGCAAATTAGGGGGGCACCCGCCCTTCTGGTTTTTAGGATTGATCACGATTTCAGCGGCCCATCCGCTTGAAGCCCAAGCAGAAGCAGAAGCGATTGCCGGACAACTCCGGCATTTGGAATCAGACGATTTAATTGTCAACGGTCCGCTCGAAGCCCCGCTCGCACGGTTGAAAAACATGTATCGCCAACAGGTGATTTTAAAACATAAAGGTCAAGAAGAAGTACGGGAGGCACTCCGTGCGATGCTTGCATTACGCATCAAACAAAAAGTCCAAGTAACAGTGGATTTAAATCCATTTGTATTCATGTGA
- the coaBC gene encoding bifunctional phosphopantothenoylcysteine decarboxylase/phosphopantothenate--cysteine ligase CoaBC — MLTNRNILLCVGGGIASYKAAALASKLVQAGANVQVAMTKNAQQFVGKTTFAALTRKPVYDDVFIEHDASKIAHIDLADEADLIVVAPATANLIAKLVHGIADDFITTTILAATCPVVVAPAMNVNMLEHPATVRNMDRLMADGVHLIAPGVGNLACGWVGKGRLPEPEELVETLSGLFETKKLGNRHVLISAGPTVERIDPVRYLTNDSSGKMGIALAEAARDAGATVTLVHGPVRGTVPTGMTTIAVESGEEMLEAMLAVYDKQDLVIMAAAVADYRPTVQYDRKQKKIDGPLRIELEETTDILRTLGERKTKQILVGFAAETENLETHAKQKLIRKQADFIVANDVSRADIGFSSDENQVTVYGKSNGAVHYDQQSKTRLATALIEQFAEALR; from the coding sequence ATGCTAACGAATCGTAACATCCTATTATGTGTCGGAGGCGGAATCGCTTCATATAAAGCAGCGGCTTTGGCATCGAAGCTCGTTCAGGCCGGAGCGAACGTTCAAGTCGCGATGACGAAGAATGCCCAACAATTCGTCGGGAAAACGACGTTTGCCGCACTGACGCGGAAACCGGTCTATGATGATGTCTTCATTGAGCATGATGCATCCAAGATTGCCCACATCGATTTAGCAGATGAAGCCGATTTGATTGTCGTTGCTCCTGCAACAGCGAATCTGATTGCGAAACTTGTCCACGGGATTGCCGACGATTTTATCACGACGACCATCTTGGCTGCGACTTGTCCCGTCGTTGTCGCTCCGGCGATGAACGTCAATATGCTCGAACATCCGGCGACGGTACGAAATATGGACCGGCTGATGGCAGACGGAGTCCATTTGATTGCACCCGGCGTCGGGAATTTGGCATGCGGTTGGGTCGGAAAAGGGCGGTTGCCTGAACCGGAAGAATTGGTCGAGACATTATCCGGTCTTTTCGAAACCAAAAAACTGGGAAATCGTCATGTCTTGATCAGTGCCGGTCCGACGGTGGAACGAATTGATCCGGTTCGTTATTTGACGAACGATTCATCTGGAAAGATGGGCATCGCGCTTGCGGAAGCGGCTCGGGATGCCGGAGCGACCGTCACACTTGTTCACGGTCCGGTCCGTGGGACAGTGCCGACCGGTATGACGACGATTGCTGTCGAATCCGGTGAGGAGATGCTGGAAGCGATGTTAGCCGTCTATGACAAACAAGACTTGGTCATCATGGCAGCGGCGGTCGCAGATTATCGCCCGACTGTCCAGTATGATCGCAAACAAAAGAAAATCGACGGACCGTTACGGATTGAACTGGAAGAGACAACTGATATCTTACGAACACTTGGTGAGCGGAAGACCAAACAGATTTTAGTTGGTTTTGCAGCAGAGACGGAAAACCTGGAAACACATGCGAAACAAAAATTAATTCGAAAACAGGCGGATTTCATCGTGGCGAATGATGTCTCACGTGCGGATATCGGTTTTTCAAGTGATGAAAATCAAGTCACGGTCTACGGTAAAAGTAATGGAGCCGTCCATTACGATCAACAATCGAAGACCCGATTAGCAACCGCATTAATCGAACAGTTCGCGGAGGCCTTACGATGA
- the rpoZ gene encoding DNA-directed RNA polymerase subunit omega yields the protein MLYPSVDKLQKTVPSKYTIVTVAAKRARQIQDGKRVKVANPKSYKPVGKALEELFSGEVVVTNQPQD from the coding sequence ATGTTATATCCATCAGTAGACAAGCTTCAAAAGACGGTGCCTTCGAAATACACAATCGTGACGGTCGCAGCAAAACGTGCGCGTCAAATCCAAGACGGGAAACGCGTGAAAGTAGCGAACCCGAAATCATACAAACCAGTCGGAAAAGCGCTCGAAGAACTCTTTTCTGGTGAAGTCGTGGTTACGAACCAACCGCAAGACTAA